One window of Magallana gigas chromosome 2, xbMagGiga1.1, whole genome shotgun sequence genomic DNA carries:
- the LOC105321724 gene encoding uncharacterized protein, translated as MYENNDWLNTTISRFEVLQLQCKGDLTGTFVQSSQKISVFGGTTVTNIGEGTSKDHIEEQIPPVNVWGKQFAMSPVPDTSPNFIRVLASEDDTVVSNKNHGIHTLQAGQFYETRVSSAYYISSNKPVLTVQYVPSAHDGHNGDPAMTLVPPIEQSNVFYSFLTPKSSDNKNFENTFIFLMEGLSYKELVLDNNPIPQRGFSNVAQINNISIGYIKIPHGSHTLKHSSGVLPLGGILYGGGYHESYAFPVGQRFTPINQECHPQPMVVGDGLDNDCDGRVDEEICNDYKDNDVDGKENEDCVTEQSPTTMATAKLTTTSTSSTARPTTPTTLSTRTTTTKQPTTKRTTRMATAKLTTTSTSSTATPTTLSTRTTTTKQPTTKRTTRMATAKLTTTSTSSTARPTTPTTLSTQTTTTKQPTTKKTTTMTTKKLTTSSARSTARPTTRTTTTKQPTTKREINMDQIKPQWFTLTEIGITSGVAIVVLGAIGACCKKCWGLLKNRDDDDDEDEKRYRRKRRSTTKLPIGAPSIRPMYM; from the exons atgtatgaaaataatgaCTGGCTTAATACCACTATCAGTAGATTTGAGGTATTGCAACTCCAATGTAAGGGTGACCTAACAGGAACCTTTGTTCAATCATCACAGAAAATATCTGTTTTTGGAGGAACAACGGTAACAAACATTGGAGAAGGAACTTCAAAAGATCACATCGAGGAACAAATACCTCCTGTGAATGTTTGGGGTAAACAATTTGCAATGAGTCCTGTTCCTGATACTAGTCCTAACTTTATCAGAGTTTTGGCAAGTGAAGACGACACGGTAGTTAGTAATAAAAATCATGGGATACACACATTACAAGCTGGACAGTTTTACGAAACAAGAGTTTCAAGTGCTTACTATATTTCATCCAACAAACCTGTGTTAACAGTTCAGTATGTTCCCAGTGCACATGATGGACATAATGGCGATCCTGCTATGACTCTTGTTCCACCAATAGAGCAAAGCAATGTTTTTTACTCTTTCTTGACACCAAAATCATCCGATAACAAAAACTTCGAGAACACTTTTATTTTCCTGATGGAAGGTCTGTCCTACAAAGAGTTGGTTCTGGATAATAACCCCATCCCACAAAGAGGCTTTTCCAATGTTGCTCAAATCAACAATATCTCGATCGGTTACATAAAGATCCCACATGGCAGTCACACCTTGAAACATTCATCAGGAGTGTTACCACTTGGGGGCATTTTATACGGTGGAGGTTATCATGAATCGTACGCTTTTCCGGTCGGTCAAAGATTCACACCAATCAATCAG GAATGTCATCCTCAACCTATGGTAGTTGGCGATGGTTTAGACAATGATTGTGATGGACGAGTGGATGAAGAGATATGCAATGATTATAAAG ACAATGATGTGGACGGAAAGGAAAATGAAGATTGTGTCACAGAACAAA GTCCGACTACAATGGCAACAGCAAAATTAACAACAACATCCACAAGTTCAACAGCCAGACCAACTACACCAACTACATTATCGACACGGAccacaacaacaaaacaaccaaCGACAAAGA GAACAACTAGAATGGCAACAGCAAAATTaacaacaacatcaacaagttcAACAGCTACACCAACTACATTATCGACACGGAccacaacaacaaaacaaccaaCGACAAAGA GAACGACTAGAATGGCAACAGCGAAACTAACAACAACATCCACAAGTTCAACAGCCAGACCAACTACACCAACTACATTATCGACACAGAccacaacaacaaaacaaccaaCGACAAAGA AAACGACTACAATGACAACAAAAAAACTAACAACATCATCCGCAAGATCAACAGCAAGACCAACTACAAGGAccacaacaacaaaacaaccaaCGACTAAAAGAGAAA taaacatGGATCAGATTAAACCGCAGTGGTTCACTTTGACGGAGATCGGAATAACCAGTGGCGTGGCTATCGTTGTATTGGGTGCCATCGGGGCTTGCTGTAAGAAATGCTGGGGTCTACTCAAAAACCGGGATGACGATGACGATGAAGATGAAAAACGATATAGACGAAAGAGAAGGAGTACGACCAAGCTGCCTATCGGAGCCCCTAGTATTCGACCCATGTATATGTAG